In one window of Methanobrevibacter millerae DNA:
- a CDS encoding DDE-type integrase/transposase/recombinase: MTSKNIKAPYECMELKEYKLSDFVPEFSEFRQSDDLSRFGCENIENNLIRLEKRGKIHFENRIGICPSCKSHHTVKNGTYERKLIFLRIGEQICTIQKYKCKKCGKVFYSDLSSLVYSNSNITLPVINCIENLYQIYGAGLHKIRFDLKQQHNIEISHQSIENILLKSKYEFNYENRTYSGYYLFDSLWVKIKGKWNYLLALFDVKLNTLVSVKLVESEDSKTIYQFLHESLRNQEKISIGTDLKHEYREAIDKLKVKQHFCKFHVKQNINKRFRDYFDKNQLEKEEFNELIDLKRHIFKILDAKNLNDAKNLRNLLLDKKYSKNNFTIKIVDKFIIPYFQKLTTHLENTNIPSTNNKIENIFQKIFPKHIKRTMKIEQGLLRRFMLKLNHWNIKNKKEKNHTSF; this comes from the coding sequence ATGACCAGTAAAAATATTAAAGCTCCATATGAATGTATGGAGTTAAAAGAATATAAACTTTCCGATTTTGTACCGGAGTTTTCTGAATTCCGTCAATCTGATGATCTTTCTCGATTTGGTTGTGAAAATATTGAAAATAACCTCATCAGATTGGAAAAAAGAGGTAAAATTCATTTTGAAAATAGGATTGGTATTTGTCCAAGTTGTAAGTCTCATCATACTGTTAAAAATGGAACTTATGAAAGAAAATTAATTTTTTTAAGAATTGGAGAACAAATTTGTACTATTCAAAAGTATAAATGCAAAAAATGTGGTAAAGTCTTTTATTCTGATTTATCATCACTTGTTTATTCCAATTCCAATATTACATTGCCTGTAATTAATTGTATTGAAAATTTATATCAAATTTATGGAGCAGGACTCCATAAAATCCGATTTGACTTAAAACAACAACATAACATCGAAATATCTCATCAAAGTATTGAAAACATCTTATTAAAATCAAAATACGAATTTAACTATGAAAATAGAACTTATTCTGGATATTACTTATTCGACAGTCTTTGGGTGAAAATTAAAGGCAAATGGAACTACCTTTTAGCATTATTTGATGTTAAATTAAATACTCTTGTTTCAGTCAAATTAGTCGAATCAGAAGATTCCAAGACCATTTATCAATTTTTACACGAATCCCTCAGAAATCAAGAAAAGATTTCAATTGGAACAGATTTAAAACACGAATATAGAGAAGCAATAGATAAATTAAAAGTTAAACAACATTTCTGCAAATTTCATGTAAAACAAAACATAAACAAAAGATTTAGAGATTATTTTGACAAAAATCAATTAGAAAAAGAAGAATTCAATGAGTTAATTGATTTAAAAAGGCACATTTTTAAAATATTGGATGCAAAAAACTTAAATGATGCTAAAAATCTACGAAATCTACTATTAGATAAAAAATATTCAAAAAATAACTTTACAATCAAAATCGTAGATAAATTTATCATCCCTTACTTTCAAAAATTGACGACACACCTGGAAAATACGAATATTCCATCAACGAACAATAAAATCGAAAATATCTTTCAAAAAATATTTCCAAAACACATAAAAAGAACAATGAAAATAGAACAAGGACTTCTAAGAAGATTCATGCTAAAACTAAATCATTGGAACATAAAAAATAAAAAAGAAAAAAATCACACAAGTTTTTGA